The Natronogracilivirga saccharolytica genome includes a window with the following:
- a CDS encoding universal stress protein, which produces MKHIKILVPVDFSELSEHALKAAALYARTFDGTVTPFHAYIPVTDLDGFYYVGSGITPHEKYGQIENVLRQRLNETALKYVTDEFLNEPLLDVGNPARAITYNAKDFDLVIMSTHGRTGFSRFVMGSVTEKVLRMCNKPMITVTDKSEMGDLASILLTTDFSENSYQVFPFALSLAEKTGGKIDLVHIVSIEQFFDAKAAEKTASEREQQINDLADKHFKDIRDQVTPRVISGNRKPQAEICKLAKEKNYNLIFMSSVGRSGLEYLMMGSTASYVVRTVDNAVFTVNPQGISAEKAKKIHFDYRNL; this is translated from the coding sequence AAAATACTGGTTCCGGTAGATTTTTCTGAACTGAGTGAGCATGCACTCAAAGCAGCAGCGCTTTATGCCCGGACTTTCGATGGGACGGTAACACCATTTCATGCCTATATACCTGTCACTGATCTTGATGGTTTTTATTATGTGGGTTCAGGTATCACTCCCCATGAAAAATACGGTCAGATCGAAAATGTTCTGCGTCAGCGCCTAAATGAAACGGCCTTGAAATATGTGACTGATGAGTTTCTGAATGAACCGCTTCTGGATGTTGGCAATCCTGCCCGTGCAATTACATACAATGCAAAGGACTTTGACCTGGTCATCATGAGTACACACGGCCGCACCGGTTTCAGCAGGTTTGTCATGGGTTCGGTGACTGAAAAGGTGCTGCGCATGTGCAACAAACCGATGATTACCGTCACGGACAAATCGGAGATGGGTGATCTTGCCTCTATACTTCTGACTACGGATTTCTCGGAAAACTCCTATCAAGTCTTTCCTTTTGCCCTCAGCCTGGCTGAGAAAACCGGCGGCAAAATTGATCTGGTCCATATTGTGAGTATAGAACAGTTTTTTGATGCCAAGGCTGCTGAGAAAACAGCAAGCGAGCGGGAGCAGCAAATTAATGACCTTGCCGACAAGCATTTCAAGGATATCCGGGACCAGGTAACTCCCCGTGTAATCTCCGGAAACCGCAAGCCGCAGGCTGAAATTTGCAAACTTGCAAAGGAAAAGAATTATAATCTGATCTTCATGTCATCTGTTGGAAGAAGCGGTCTGGAATACCTGATGATGGGAAGCACAGCATCATATGTGGTTCGCACAGTCGACAATGCGGTCTTTACCGTGAATCCTCAGGGAATCAGTGCCGAAAAAGCCAAAAAGATTCACTTTGATTACCGAAATCTTTAA
- a CDS encoding phosphopentomutase → MGSCYLIIIDGLGVGAQEDAHLYGDAGSNTLGHVVARSRCRLPEFERMGLGNIIPLDTVAPVWEPLAAFGKMREASSGKDSTTGHWEIAGLQLERPFPTYENGFPDDVIENFCSLTGLGGVLANKPASGTAVIEEYGEEHQKTGLPIVYTSADSVFQIACDVDTVPLETLYDWCEIARKKVMVDEHAVGRVIARPFAGKPGSFRRLSDQRHDYSLKPFEPFLPGYLQEKGIETWSVGKVIDLFAECGFDHSRRTKSNAEGIELLLEVMELNNRGFVFVNLIETDQNFGHRNDIEGFAQALEEIDREVPRILKKLKPDDLLIITGDHGNDPAMPSTDHSREFTPLLIYPGNKATTMELPIRNSFSDIAVSVCDFYGLENPFPGKSFLNKQHI, encoded by the coding sequence ATGGGAAGCTGTTACCTGATTATTATCGATGGTCTGGGAGTTGGTGCACAGGAGGATGCGCATTTATATGGTGATGCCGGAAGCAATACCCTGGGCCATGTTGTTGCCCGGAGCAGATGTCGATTGCCGGAATTTGAGCGAATGGGTTTGGGGAATATTATCCCCCTCGATACAGTGGCCCCGGTCTGGGAACCGCTTGCTGCATTCGGTAAGATGAGGGAGGCGTCTTCCGGTAAAGATTCCACTACCGGACACTGGGAGATCGCCGGACTTCAGCTTGAAAGACCATTTCCAACCTATGAAAACGGGTTTCCGGATGATGTGATTGAAAATTTCTGCTCACTTACAGGTCTTGGTGGTGTACTTGCAAATAAACCGGCTTCCGGAACTGCAGTTATTGAGGAGTACGGAGAAGAGCATCAGAAAACCGGACTTCCCATTGTCTATACATCGGCTGACAGTGTGTTTCAAATAGCATGCGATGTTGATACGGTTCCGCTCGAAACCCTCTATGATTGGTGTGAAATAGCTCGGAAAAAGGTAATGGTGGATGAACATGCTGTAGGACGGGTGATTGCAAGACCCTTTGCCGGCAAACCGGGTTCATTCAGGCGTTTGTCTGACCAGCGGCATGACTATTCGCTGAAACCTTTCGAACCGTTTCTGCCCGGCTATCTGCAGGAAAAGGGGATTGAGACATGGTCCGTTGGAAAAGTGATCGACCTGTTTGCTGAATGCGGTTTTGATCACTCCCGAAGAACCAAAAGCAATGCTGAAGGAATTGAGCTACTGCTTGAAGTGATGGAACTGAACAACCGGGGATTCGTTTTTGTAAATCTTATTGAAACGGATCAAAACTTTGGACACCGTAATGACATCGAAGGTTTTGCGCAAGCTCTCGAGGAAATCGACAGGGAAGTTCCGCGTATACTTAAAAAGCTTAAACCGGATGATCTGCTTATCATAACAGGGGATCATGGAAACGATCCGGCGATGCCCAGTACGGACCATTCGCGGGAATTCACACCCCTGCTGATATATCCGGGAAATAAAGCAACAACTATGGAGCTGCCAATCCGGAATAGTTTTTCAGACATCGCAGTCTCCGTTTGTGATTTCTATGGCCTTGAAAATCCGTTTCCGGGTAAATCCTTTCTAAATAAGCAGCATATTTAA
- a CDS encoding GAF domain-containing protein, whose protein sequence is MSLTYSENREKENLQNFKKVIRDMILLLRNSLQAETVSLHWINHRRDIVVLENYATNLKNVVYQDRVRRNEHFLGNFDTIKSITRLQRDVHFDGKQLDHYTSTVPVSYVYLIPLVYNADTLAITSVESGAKSELNMSDEESVTAYQKALGRLLHNYQELNDLSHQQSEWTEYDDDVDRFSRLDQPFELASELTEQLQKYAGSNGGVMLLARGLKSWNSVLYSAASKFPPPVGLTVQEGTISDQALKSGEPVYYTHVNANPKRISYQEPLCKGATLAVPVMHRQRRQLLALVYSEDLLVFTEAVKHKITNLCRVAGLKLEALFPDLGVEEDVFANKISCYTSDLYKGALNVIRKHQDNYDVPMKTWVGMFAISNISTLRTRYRPDDLLQLQKMVLSAARPQKFGCSGIIGEYSDYVYSFILQSTDESAFDSWIQAVQKEFQHPVSFADDQKIEILLRTGFTELKRGMDPESAIQNSRKAMNEAVKQQKFLSEV, encoded by the coding sequence ATGAGCCTTACATATTCCGAAAACAGAGAAAAGGAGAACCTGCAGAATTTCAAAAAGGTGATACGCGATATGATTCTGCTGCTGCGTAATTCCCTGCAGGCAGAAACCGTTTCGCTGCACTGGATCAACCATCGCCGGGATATTGTAGTGCTGGAAAATTACGCGACGAATCTGAAAAATGTCGTTTATCAGGACCGCGTAAGAAGGAATGAGCATTTTCTGGGAAATTTCGATACGATTAAGTCGATAACCCGTCTGCAGCGTGATGTCCATTTTGACGGAAAGCAGCTGGATCACTACACTTCCACGGTTCCGGTATCCTATGTATACCTGATTCCGCTGGTCTACAATGCCGACACCCTTGCTATTACATCCGTTGAATCGGGGGCGAAATCAGAATTGAACATGTCAGATGAAGAAAGTGTTACAGCTTATCAGAAAGCACTTGGCAGACTGCTCCATAACTACCAGGAGCTGAATGACCTGTCACATCAGCAGTCGGAATGGACAGAGTATGATGACGATGTAGACCGTTTTTCCAGACTGGATCAGCCCTTTGAGCTTGCATCCGAATTAACCGAGCAGCTTCAGAAGTATGCCGGCAGCAACGGAGGGGTTATGCTGCTTGCAAGGGGACTCAAATCCTGGAATTCGGTGCTTTATTCGGCAGCTTCAAAATTTCCTCCTCCTGTTGGTCTGACGGTGCAGGAGGGAACCATTTCCGATCAGGCGTTGAAAAGTGGCGAACCCGTTTATTACACGCATGTTAACGCCAATCCCAAGCGAATCTCATATCAGGAGCCGTTATGCAAGGGCGCTACACTGGCAGTCCCGGTCATGCACAGGCAAAGAAGGCAGCTTCTTGCCCTTGTGTACAGCGAAGATTTACTTGTTTTCACCGAAGCTGTTAAACACAAAATCACCAATCTTTGCCGGGTTGCCGGTTTAAAACTGGAAGCATTGTTTCCTGATCTTGGTGTCGAAGAAGATGTATTTGCAAATAAAATTTCCTGCTACACATCCGATTTGTACAAAGGCGCCCTGAATGTCATCAGGAAACACCAGGATAATTATGATGTGCCCATGAAAACCTGGGTGGGGATGTTTGCCATCAGCAATATTTCCACCCTGAGAACAAGGTATCGGCCGGATGATTTGCTGCAACTGCAAAAAATGGTGCTTTCTGCTGCCAGGCCGCAAAAATTCGGCTGTTCCGGCATTATCGGCGAATACAGTGATTATGTGTATTCGTTCATTCTTCAGTCAACGGATGAGTCGGCTTTTGACTCATGGATACAGGCAGTTCAGAAAGAGTTTCAGCATCCGGTGAGCTTTGCGGATGATCAGAAAATTGAAATACTGCTGCGGACAGGATTCACGGAATTAAAACGCGGGATGGATCCCGAATCGGCCATTCAAAACTCCAGAAAGGCCATGAATGAGGCTGTTAAGCAGCAAAAATTTCTTTCGGAGGTATGA
- a CDS encoding M3 family oligoendopeptidase → MADSKKTGAENIRWDLSDLYKGLDDPAFSSDREKALELAGTFAGKYRNRVAKLTPAQFAEALEEYSEIIELMSRIGSFAYLSWTTNTEDPALGKAVQEANELSSELSQKVVFFTLEWLSLDEDTAKQWIDSEELSFYRHYLETSRLDKPHTLEEKEENILTAKSVTGSRAWVRFFDETLGASRFDFEGNQLTETEILSKMHDPDRDVRRKAARVFTDGLKKMSHPLTYVFNTLLADKHTNDRLRNYPHWLRARNLSNEISDESVTSLVDSVTARYPLVHRFYELKKKLLNLDEMKEYDRYAPVLKNQERIGWNEARDIVLEAYNEFHPEMGNIARRFFDEEWIDAAIVPGKRGGAYSASTTPSVHPYVFMNYDGKIRDVQTLAHELGHGVHQHLSRSQGVLQSGTPLTTAETASVFGEMLVFQKLLSSLDSPVEKMALLTGKIDDTIATVFRQISMNRFEDRIHNARRNEGELTAGRFSELWMETQRPVYGDSVTLTDDYSMWWSYIPHFVHTPGYVYAYAFGELLVLALYQEYQNSDNDFNQKYMKMLEKGGSDWPHRLTAGLGVNINERAFWERGLTAIASMVDEAESLLPELDLPLKG, encoded by the coding sequence ATGGCTGATAGTAAAAAAACCGGTGCTGAAAACATTCGTTGGGATTTGTCAGATCTTTACAAGGGACTGGATGACCCGGCGTTTTCATCCGACCGTGAAAAAGCACTGGAGCTTGCCGGCACATTTGCCGGAAAATACCGGAACCGTGTGGCGAAACTTACACCTGCGCAGTTTGCCGAAGCACTGGAAGAGTACTCCGAAATCATCGAGCTGATGAGCCGTATCGGTTCTTTTGCCTATCTGAGCTGGACGACCAACACCGAAGACCCCGCACTCGGAAAAGCCGTACAGGAGGCCAACGAGCTGTCATCAGAATTGTCACAAAAGGTCGTCTTCTTCACACTGGAGTGGCTGAGCCTCGATGAAGATACGGCAAAGCAGTGGATTGACAGTGAAGAACTCTCGTTTTACCGGCATTATCTTGAAACTTCGCGTCTGGACAAGCCCCATACCCTTGAAGAAAAAGAGGAGAACATTCTCACCGCCAAGTCTGTGACAGGTTCCAGGGCCTGGGTCCGGTTTTTTGACGAAACACTCGGAGCTTCCCGCTTTGATTTTGAAGGAAATCAGCTTACGGAGACGGAGATTTTAAGTAAAATGCACGATCCCGATCGTGATGTCCGCCGTAAAGCTGCCCGGGTTTTTACCGACGGTCTCAAGAAAATGAGCCACCCGCTGACCTATGTATTCAATACGCTGCTGGCAGACAAGCACACAAATGACCGGCTGCGAAATTATCCGCACTGGCTCAGGGCACGAAATTTGTCCAACGAGATATCGGACGAAAGTGTGACCTCTCTGGTCGATTCGGTTACCGCCCGGTATCCGCTCGTGCACAGGTTTTATGAGCTGAAAAAGAAGCTGCTGAACCTGGATGAAATGAAAGAATATGACCGGTACGCACCCGTTCTGAAAAATCAGGAACGCATCGGCTGGAATGAGGCCAGAGACATTGTGCTCGAAGCATATAATGAGTTTCATCCGGAGATGGGCAACATCGCACGTCGTTTCTTTGACGAAGAATGGATTGATGCGGCTATTGTTCCCGGAAAACGGGGAGGAGCGTATTCCGCATCAACAACACCGTCAGTGCACCCTTATGTCTTCATGAACTACGACGGCAAAATCCGTGACGTACAGACCCTGGCACACGAGCTCGGGCACGGTGTCCACCAGCATCTTTCCCGCTCTCAGGGTGTGCTGCAGTCAGGAACACCGCTCACAACGGCCGAAACAGCCTCTGTATTTGGTGAAATGCTCGTTTTTCAGAAGCTGCTCTCCTCGCTTGACAGTCCCGTGGAGAAAATGGCGCTGCTGACCGGTAAGATTGACGATACCATCGCAACGGTATTCCGTCAGATATCCATGAACCGGTTTGAAGACCGAATCCATAATGCCCGGCGCAATGAAGGCGAGCTGACTGCCGGCCGGTTTTCCGAATTGTGGATGGAGACGCAGCGGCCGGTTTACGGGGACTCGGTCACGCTTACCGATGACTACAGTATGTGGTGGAGCTATATCCCGCATTTTGTTCATACACCGGGATATGTATACGCCTATGCATTCGGAGAACTGCTTGTCCTGGCTTTGTATCAGGAATATCAGAACTCGGACAACGATTTCAATCAAAAATACATGAAGATGCTGGAAAAGGGCGGGTCCGACTGGCCTCACCGGCTTACGGCCGGACTTGGTGTAAATATTAACGAACGGGCATTCTGGGAGCGGGGATTGACCGCCATCGCATCCATGGTGGATGAAGCGGAGTCATTACTGCCTGAACTCGATCTGCCACTGAAAGGATGA
- a CDS encoding sigma-70 family RNA polymerase sigma factor, protein MAKKKKEPKNPSPSGISTRESQSLDRYLQEIGKVNLITPDEEVELAKKIQAGDQQALERLTKANLRFVVSVAKQYQNQGLSLGDLINEGNLGLIKAAKRFDETRGFKFISYAVWWIRQSILQALAEQSRIVRLPLNRVGALNKIGKELSKLEQEYERIPSAAELAESLEMTVSEVSDTLKISGRHLSVDAPFAQGEDNRLLDVLENEETPDPDNDLMGESLKVEIERALSKLSKREAEVIRLYFGIGREHSLTLEEIGERFDLTRERVRQIKEKALRKLRHHNRSLALRVYLG, encoded by the coding sequence GTGGCTAAGAAGAAAAAAGAACCCAAAAATCCAAGTCCCAGCGGAATTTCAACAAGAGAATCCCAATCACTCGATCGCTATTTGCAGGAGATTGGCAAGGTGAATCTTATCACTCCTGATGAAGAAGTTGAATTGGCGAAAAAGATTCAGGCGGGTGACCAGCAGGCCCTTGAAAGGTTGACCAAGGCAAACCTGCGATTTGTTGTTTCCGTTGCCAAACAGTATCAGAACCAGGGGCTGTCGCTTGGTGACCTCATCAATGAAGGCAATCTCGGCCTGATCAAGGCTGCCAAAAGATTTGACGAAACCCGGGGGTTCAAGTTCATATCGTATGCGGTATGGTGGATTCGCCAGTCAATTCTTCAGGCACTCGCCGAGCAGAGCCGGATTGTCAGGCTGCCGCTCAACAGAGTGGGTGCGCTTAACAAAATCGGTAAAGAGTTGTCCAAGCTGGAACAGGAATATGAGCGGATCCCGTCTGCTGCCGAACTGGCTGAAAGTCTGGAAATGACCGTTTCCGAAGTTTCTGATACGTTGAAAATTTCAGGCCGGCACCTGTCCGTTGACGCCCCGTTTGCCCAGGGTGAAGACAACAGGCTGCTGGATGTTCTCGAAAACGAAGAAACACCCGACCCTGATAATGATTTGATGGGTGAATCCCTGAAAGTGGAAATTGAGCGGGCATTGTCAAAACTTTCCAAAAGGGAAGCCGAAGTTATACGCCTGTATTTCGGGATCGGCCGCGAACATTCGCTGACTCTTGAAGAGATCGGAGAACGATTTGACCTGACAAGAGAACGCGTGCGTCAGATAAAAGAAAAAGCACTCAGAAAACTGCGACATCACAACAGAAGTCTGGCACTACGGGTATATCTCGGCTAA